A DNA window from Arachis hypogaea cultivar Tifrunner chromosome 18, arahy.Tifrunner.gnm2.J5K5, whole genome shotgun sequence contains the following coding sequences:
- the LOC112771429 gene encoding uncharacterized protein isoform X3, translating into MVLDEASSFETNEDLATCLATSPIISESWRLCSVANATAARSFVAESGGSDGGVVYVALSGVQMAEGTESSWRRLVALESIGGESLFSMHRKGEEEEAVMVHAAIFDLFSSFFVSFRNQPLIL; encoded by the exons ATGGTTCTCGACGAAGCTTCATC GTTTGAAACCAACGAGGATCTGGCCACGTGTCTCGCAACGAGTCCGATAATATCGGAGTCATGGAGGCTGTGCAGCGTGGCCAACGCCACGGCGGCACGGAGTTTCGTGGCAGAAAGTGGCGGCAGCGACGGAGGAGTGGTGTACGTGGCTTTATCGGGGGTTCAGATGGCGGAGGGGACGGAATCTAGCTGGAGAAGGTTGGTGGCGTTAGAGAGCATCGGAGGAGAATCGCTGTTCAGTATGCATCGGAaaggggaggaggaggaggctGTTATGGTGCACGCCGCCATCTTCGAtctcttttcctctttcttcGTCTCTTTCCGCAACCAG CCTCTCATCCTCTGA
- the LOC112770723 gene encoding 4-hydroxy-tetrahydrodipicolinate synthase, chloroplastic, with translation MVLQNSLWWNWNKLLFILFRKWRMKLSALFLGFLAMELSVMAAMLKSYSSSACFTASGFAVFRSNNATNASNKRSSNWKPPQAAIIPNLHLPMRSFEVKNRTSTEDIKCLRLITALKTPYLPDGRFDLEAYDDLVNKQIENGVEGIIVGGTTGEGQLMSWDEHFMLIGHTVNCFGSKIKVVGNTGSNSTREAIRTSEQGFAVGMHAALHINPYYGKTSLDGMISHFESVISMSPTIIYNVPSRTGQDIPPHVIQTLAQSASLAGVKECVGNDRIKQYTADGIVVWSGNDDQCHDARWGYGATGVISVTSNLVPGLMRDIVFAGKNPTLNSKLLPLMDWLFQEPNPIGLNTALAQLGVVRPVFRLPYVPLPAEKRIEFVNLVKQIGREHFVGDKDVQVLDDDDFILVGRY, from the exons ATGGTCCTGCAGAACTCTTTGTGGTGGAACTGGAACAAGTTGTTATTTATCCTCTTCAGAAAATGGAG AATGAAGCTCAGCGCGCTTTTCCTCGGATTTTTGGCCATGGAGCTTTCGG TGATGGCGGCGATGCTGAAGAGCTATAGTAGCAGTGCGTGCTTCACTGCTTCTGGTTTTGCTGTTTTTCGCTCCAACAATGCCACCAACGCCAGTAACAAGag GAGCTCAAACTGGAAGCCTCCACAGGCAGCTATCATACCCAATTTGCATCTCCCAATGCGCAGCTTTGAGGTGAAAAATAG GACATCAACTGAGGACATAAAGTGTCTGAGATTGATAACTGCGCTCAAAACTCCGTACCTACCTGATGGCCGATTTGATCTAGAAGCCTATGATGATTTGGTGAACAAGCAAATTGAAAACGGTGTAGAAGGTATTATTGTTGGTGGCACAACTGGTGAAGGCCAACTAATGAGCTGGGATGAACACTTCATGCTTATCGGGCACACGGTCAATTGTTTTGGCAGTAAAATCAAGGTTGTTGGTAACACCGGAAGTAACTCCACGAGGGAAGCAATCCGTACCAGTGAGCAGGGTTTTGCAGTTGGAATGCATGCTGCCCTTCATATAAACCCTTACTACGGCAAAACCTCCTTGGACGGTATGATTTCTCACTTCGAAAGCGTGATTTCCATGAGCCCTACGATCATATATAATGTTCCTTCGAGGACTGGTCAAGATATTCCTCCTCATGTGATTCAAACCTTGGCTCAAAGTGCTAGCTTGGCCGGTGTCAAGGAGTGTGTTGGAAACGATCGGATCAAACAGTACACGGCTGATGGGATTGTTGTGTGGAGTGGCAACGACGATCAATGCCATGATGCTAGATGGGGCTATGGTGCCACCGGAGTGATATCCGTCACCAGCAACCTTGTTCCTGGTTTGATGCGAGACATCGTGTTTGCAGGGAAGAATCCAACATTGAATTCAAAGCTCCTTCCTCTGATGGACTGGCTTTTCCAGGAGCCAAACCCGATCGGTTTGAACACAGCTCTTGCCCAACTCGGGGTTGTCAGACCGGTTTTCAGGCTGCCGTACGTGCCTCTCCCTGCGGAGAAAAGGATTGAGTTTGTGAACTTGGTGAAGCAAATTGGCCGAGAGCATTTTGTTGGAGACAAAGATGTTCaggttcttgatgatgatgattttatctTAGTTGGTCGATATTAG
- the LOC112771429 gene encoding uncharacterized protein isoform X2, giving the protein MVLDEASSFETNEDLATCLATSPIISESWRLCSVANATAARSFVAESGGSDGGVVYVALSGVQMAEGTESSWRRLVALESIGGESLFSMHRKGEEEEAVMVHAAIFDLFSSFFVSFRNQKQPEVLSK; this is encoded by the exons ATGGTTCTCGACGAAGCTTCATC GTTTGAAACCAACGAGGATCTGGCCACGTGTCTCGCAACGAGTCCGATAATATCGGAGTCATGGAGGCTGTGCAGCGTGGCCAACGCCACGGCGGCACGGAGTTTCGTGGCAGAAAGTGGCGGCAGCGACGGAGGAGTGGTGTACGTGGCTTTATCGGGGGTTCAGATGGCGGAGGGGACGGAATCTAGCTGGAGAAGGTTGGTGGCGTTAGAGAGCATCGGAGGAGAATCGCTGTTCAGTATGCATCGGAaaggggaggaggaggaggctGTTATGGTGCACGCCGCCATCTTCGAtctcttttcctctttcttcGTCTCTTTCCGCAACCAG AAGCAACCAGAGGTATTGTCAAAGTAG
- the LOC112771430 gene encoding mitogen-activated protein kinase mpkC has translation MWFFRELLSTLTIPLVASARYNKMSLLKKMLNGKPLFSGKNVVHQLDLMTDLLGSPPSESIARVAANYVAMVPSGQVFDR, from the exons ATGTGGTTCTTTAGAGAGCTTCTCTCTACTTTGACAATACCTCTGGTTGCTTCTGCAAGATACAACAAGATGAGTTTGCTTAAAA AAATGCTCAATGGAAAGCCATTGTTTTCGGGTAAAAATGTGGTGCACCAATTGGATCTCATGACCGATTTGCTTGGCAGTCCTCCATCTGAGTCCATTGCAAGG GTAGCAGCTAATTATGTAGCAATGGTTCCTTCCGGACAAGTATTTGATAG GTAA
- the LOC112771429 gene encoding uncharacterized protein isoform X1, which yields MVLDEASSFETNEDLATCLATSPIISESWRLCSVANATAARSFVAESGGSDGGVVYVALSGVQMAEGTESSWRRLVALESIGGESLFSMHRKGEEEEAVMVHAAIFDLFSSFFVSFRNQMEDCQANRS from the exons ATGGTTCTCGACGAAGCTTCATC GTTTGAAACCAACGAGGATCTGGCCACGTGTCTCGCAACGAGTCCGATAATATCGGAGTCATGGAGGCTGTGCAGCGTGGCCAACGCCACGGCGGCACGGAGTTTCGTGGCAGAAAGTGGCGGCAGCGACGGAGGAGTGGTGTACGTGGCTTTATCGGGGGTTCAGATGGCGGAGGGGACGGAATCTAGCTGGAGAAGGTTGGTGGCGTTAGAGAGCATCGGAGGAGAATCGCTGTTCAGTATGCATCGGAaaggggaggaggaggaggctGTTATGGTGCACGCCGCCATCTTCGAtctcttttcctctttcttcGTCTCTTTCCGCAACCAG ATGGAGGACTGCCAAGCAAATCGGTCATGA